One segment of Tenrec ecaudatus isolate mTenEca1 chromosome 1, mTenEca1.hap1, whole genome shotgun sequence DNA contains the following:
- the LOC142432111 gene encoding olfactory receptor 7C1-like produces MEPRNHTHVPEFILLGLSEEAELQPLLFGLFLSMYLVTFTGNLLIILAITTDSHLHTPMYFFLSNLSFADICFTSNTVPKMLMNIQMQTKVITYEDCITQMHFCILFGCLDNLLLTVMAYDRFVAICHPLQYMVIMNPRSCGLLLLASWLLALLDSLLQSLMVLRLTFCTELEISHFFCEVNQVVQLACSDTFLNDLVMYITTSLLGVVPFTGILFSYMNIVSSILKISSAGGKYKAFSTCGSHLSVVSLFYGTALGVYLSAAIVQNSRATAIASVMYTVVTPMLNPFIYSLRNRDIKQALSKLVS; encoded by the coding sequence ATGGAACCAAGAAACCACACTCATGTTCCAGAATTCATCCTTCTGGGGCTTTCAGAGGAGgcagagctgcagcccctcctctttggactgttcctctccatgtacctggtcaccttcactgggaacctgctcatcatcctggccatcaccacagactcccacctccacacacccatgtacttcttcctctccaacctctcctttgCTGACATCTGTTTCACCTCCAACACCGTCCCAAAGATGCTGATGAACATCCAGATGCAGACCAAAGTAATTACGTATGAAGACTGCATCACCCAGATGCATTTTTGCATTCTTTTTGGTTGCTTAGACAACTTACTGTTGACAGTAATGGCCTATGATCGGTTTGTGGCCATCTGTCACCCTCTGCAGTACATGGTCATCATGAACCCAAGATCCTGTGGCCTTCTGCTTCTGGCCTCCTGGTTGTTGGCTCTTCTGGACTCTCTATTACAAAGTTTGATGGTTTTGAGACTGACATTTTGTACAGAATTGGAAATctcccattttttctgtgaaGTCAACCAGGTAGTCCAACTTGCTTGTTCAGACACATTCCTCAATGACTTAGTGATGTACATTACAACTTCTCTGCTGGGTGTTGTTCCATTCACTGGGATCCTTTTCTCTTACATGAATATTGTGTcctccattttgaaaatttcatcaGCTGGAGGGAagtataaagccttttccacctgtgggtCTCACCTCTCTGTGGTTTCCTTGTTCTATGGTACAGCTTTAGGGGTTTATCTTAGTGCTGCTATTGTCCAAAACTCCAGGGCCACTGCAATTGCCTCAGTGATGTACACTGTAGTCACACCCATGCTGAATCCTTTCATCTATAGTCTTAGAAATAGAGACATAAAGCAAGCCCTAAGTAAACTTGTTAGCTGA
- the LOC142450108 gene encoding olfactory receptor 7A17-like, producing the protein MYFFLSNLSFADICFTSTTVPKMLMNIHMQTKVITYEDCIMQMYFFLLFGGFDNFLLTVMAYDRYVAICHPLHYMVIMNPRSCGLLLLASWILTFLDSVLQSLMALRLSFCTELEISHFFCELNQVIHLACSDTFLNVLVMYLVSGLLCAVPFIGILFSYMKIVSCVLKISSAGGKYKAFSTCGSHLSVVSLFYGTGLGVYLSSAAIEKSRATAVASVMYTVATPMLNPFIYSLRNKDIKQALRKLFS; encoded by the coding sequence atgtacttcttcctctccaacctctcctttgCTGACATCTGTTTCACCTCCACCACTGTCCCAAAGATGCTGATGAACATCCACATGCAGACCAAAGTCATTACATATGAAGACTGCATCATGCAGATgtattttttcttgctttttgggGGATTTGACAACTTCCTATTGAcagtgatggcctatgaccgATATGTGGCCATCTGTCACCCACTGCACTACATGGTCATCATGAACCCAAGATCCTGTGGCCTCCTGCTTCTGGCCTCCTGGATATTGACGTTTCTAGACTCTGTATTACAAAGTTTGATGGCTTTGCGACTGTCTTTTTGTACAGAATTGGAAATCTCCCATTTCTTCTGTGAACTTAATCAGGTCATCCATCTTGCTTGTTCTGACACCTTCCTCAATGTCTTAGTGATGTATTTAGTAAGTGGACTTCTGTGTGCTGTTCCATTCATTGGGATCCTTTTCTCTTACATGAAGATTGTGTCCTGTGTTTTGAAAATTTCATCAGCTGGGGGCaaatataaagccttttccacctgtgggtCTCACCTCTCTGTGGTTTCCTTGTTCTATGGTACAGGTCTTGGAGTTTATCTTAGCTCTGCCGCTATTGAAAAATCTAGGGCCACTGCAGTAGCCTCAGTGATGTACACTGTAGCCACACCCATGCTGAATCCTTTtatctacagtcttagaaataaaGACATAAAGCAAGCCCTAAGAAAACTCTTCAGCTGA